One window of Medicago truncatula cultivar Jemalong A17 chromosome 2, MtrunA17r5.0-ANR, whole genome shotgun sequence genomic DNA carries:
- the LOC11441800 gene encoding probable polyol transporter 4 isoform X2, translated as MIPRNISLHVPFLLLSILFFSAMVDVGVMSGAIIFIQGDLKITEVQQEVLVGILSIISLLGSLAGGKTSDWIGRKWTIGLAALIFQTGGAIMTLAPSFKVLMIGRLIAGVGIGFGVMIAPVYIAEISPAIARGSLTSFPEIFINFGILLGYISNYAFSKLPAHLNWRIMLGVGLIPSVVIAVALFIIPESPRWLVVQNRIEEAKLVLSKISESEKDAEEKLQEIQKAAGSGNADKYETKAVWKEILYPSPPVRRMLITGCGIQCFQQITGIDTTVYYSPTIFKNAGITGNSELLAATVAVGFTKTVFILIAILLIDKLGRKPLLYVSTIGMTISLFSLSFALAFLSHAKIGIALAILAVCGNVASFSVGLGPICWVLSSEIFPLRLRAQASALGAVGSRVSSGAISMSFLSVTKAITVAGTFFVFGVISCSAVAFVHYCVPETKGKSLEEIEVLFQNVGESQESEVEMGDVEHLMQKS; from the exons ATGATTCCAAGAAATATATCTTTGCATGTGCCGTTTTTGCTTCTCTCAATTCTGTTCTTCTCGGCTATGGTAG ACGTTGGTGTTATGAGTGGAGCAATTATATTCATTCAGGGGGATTTGAAGATAACAGAGGTTCAACAAGAAGTACTTGTTGGAATTTTGAGCATAATATCACTTTTGGGTAGTTTAGCTGGCGGAAAAACATCGGATTGGATCGGCAGAAAATGGACCATTGGTTTAGCAGCACTTATCTTCCAAACAGGTGGAGCTATTATGACTCTTGCTCCATCCTTTAAAGTATTGATGATAGGTAGACTCATAGCAGGTGTAGGTATAGGTTTCGGCGTCATGATTGCACCTGTTTATATTGCCGAAATTTCTCCTGCCATTGCTAGGGGATCTCTCACCTCATTCCCTGAGATCTTCATAAATTTTGGAATTCTTCTTGGCTACATATCAAACTATGCGTTTTCTAAGCTTCCAGCGCATTTAAATTGGAGAATAATGCTTGGTGTTGGACTTATTCCTTCGGTTGTTATTGCCGTCGCGCTTTTTATTATACCTGAATCTCCAAGATGGCTTGTCGTGCAGAATAGgattgaagaagctaaactagtGCTGTCAAAGATAAGCGAAAGTGAGAAAGATGCCGaagaaaaattgcaagaaattCAGAAAGCTGCCGGATCAGGAAATGCGGATAAGTACGAAACAAAAGCTGTCTGGAAAGAAATATTGTATCCTTCTCCTCCCGTTCGAAGAATGCTTATAACCGGTTGTGGAATTCAATGTTTCCAACAGATTACAGGCATAGATACAACAGTATATTATAGCCCGACGATTTTCAAGAACGCTGGAATCACAGGAAACTCTGAGCTTCTTGCAGCAACTGTTGCTGTTGGATTCACCAAAACAGTGTTCATCTTGATAGCTATACTTCTAATCGACAAATTGGGGAGAAAGCCTTTGCTTTACGTGAGCACAATTGGAATGACAATAAGTTTATTTAGCCTGAGCTTTGCTCTGGCTTTTCTGAGCCACGCAAAAATTGGGATCGCGTTGGCAATTCTTGCTGTTTGTGGAAATGTAGCTTCTTTTTCAGTAGGACTTGGTCCTATATGTTGGGTTCTGTCATCGGAGATATTTCCTTTGAGGCTTAGAGCGCAAGCATCGGCTCTTGGAGCAGTGGGAAGTAGGGTAAGCAGCGGCGCAATTTCCATGTCCTTTCTATCGGTCACCAAAGCGATAACAGTAGCCGgaactttctttgtttttggtgTTATTTCATGCAGCGCTGTTGCGTTTGTTCATTACTGTGTTCCTGAGACAAAAGGAAAGAGTTTGGAAGAAATTGAAGTGCTGTTTCAAAACGTAGGCGAATCGCAAGAAAGTGAGGTAGAAATGGGAGATGTGGAGCATCTGATGCAGAAGTCATGA
- the LOC11441800 gene encoding probable polyol transporter 4 isoform X1 — MGLVDVQENGNGNGDVIEIPLGAKNKYIRMTSEEEEEEEEGFATRKHDSKKYIFACAVFASLNSVLLGYDVGVMSGAIIFIQGDLKITEVQQEVLVGILSIISLLGSLAGGKTSDWIGRKWTIGLAALIFQTGGAIMTLAPSFKVLMIGRLIAGVGIGFGVMIAPVYIAEISPAIARGSLTSFPEIFINFGILLGYISNYAFSKLPAHLNWRIMLGVGLIPSVVIAVALFIIPESPRWLVVQNRIEEAKLVLSKISESEKDAEEKLQEIQKAAGSGNADKYETKAVWKEILYPSPPVRRMLITGCGIQCFQQITGIDTTVYYSPTIFKNAGITGNSELLAATVAVGFTKTVFILIAILLIDKLGRKPLLYVSTIGMTISLFSLSFALAFLSHAKIGIALAILAVCGNVASFSVGLGPICWVLSSEIFPLRLRAQASALGAVGSRVSSGAISMSFLSVTKAITVAGTFFVFGVISCSAVAFVHYCVPETKGKSLEEIEVLFQNVGESQESEVEMGDVEHLMQKS; from the exons ATGGGGTTGGTTGATGTACAAGAAAATGGAAATGGGAATGGAGATGTGATTGAGATTCCATTAGGGGCTAAAAATAAGTACATTAGGATGACAtctgaagaggaagaagaagaagaagaagggttCGCAACCAGGAAGCATGATTCCAAGAAATATATCTTTGCATGTGCCGTTTTTGCTTCTCTCAATTCTGTTCTTCTCGGCTATG ACGTTGGTGTTATGAGTGGAGCAATTATATTCATTCAGGGGGATTTGAAGATAACAGAGGTTCAACAAGAAGTACTTGTTGGAATTTTGAGCATAATATCACTTTTGGGTAGTTTAGCTGGCGGAAAAACATCGGATTGGATCGGCAGAAAATGGACCATTGGTTTAGCAGCACTTATCTTCCAAACAGGTGGAGCTATTATGACTCTTGCTCCATCCTTTAAAGTATTGATGATAGGTAGACTCATAGCAGGTGTAGGTATAGGTTTCGGCGTCATGATTGCACCTGTTTATATTGCCGAAATTTCTCCTGCCATTGCTAGGGGATCTCTCACCTCATTCCCTGAGATCTTCATAAATTTTGGAATTCTTCTTGGCTACATATCAAACTATGCGTTTTCTAAGCTTCCAGCGCATTTAAATTGGAGAATAATGCTTGGTGTTGGACTTATTCCTTCGGTTGTTATTGCCGTCGCGCTTTTTATTATACCTGAATCTCCAAGATGGCTTGTCGTGCAGAATAGgattgaagaagctaaactagtGCTGTCAAAGATAAGCGAAAGTGAGAAAGATGCCGaagaaaaattgcaagaaattCAGAAAGCTGCCGGATCAGGAAATGCGGATAAGTACGAAACAAAAGCTGTCTGGAAAGAAATATTGTATCCTTCTCCTCCCGTTCGAAGAATGCTTATAACCGGTTGTGGAATTCAATGTTTCCAACAGATTACAGGCATAGATACAACAGTATATTATAGCCCGACGATTTTCAAGAACGCTGGAATCACAGGAAACTCTGAGCTTCTTGCAGCAACTGTTGCTGTTGGATTCACCAAAACAGTGTTCATCTTGATAGCTATACTTCTAATCGACAAATTGGGGAGAAAGCCTTTGCTTTACGTGAGCACAATTGGAATGACAATAAGTTTATTTAGCCTGAGCTTTGCTCTGGCTTTTCTGAGCCACGCAAAAATTGGGATCGCGTTGGCAATTCTTGCTGTTTGTGGAAATGTAGCTTCTTTTTCAGTAGGACTTGGTCCTATATGTTGGGTTCTGTCATCGGAGATATTTCCTTTGAGGCTTAGAGCGCAAGCATCGGCTCTTGGAGCAGTGGGAAGTAGGGTAAGCAGCGGCGCAATTTCCATGTCCTTTCTATCGGTCACCAAAGCGATAACAGTAGCCGgaactttctttgtttttggtgTTATTTCATGCAGCGCTGTTGCGTTTGTTCATTACTGTGTTCCTGAGACAAAAGGAAAGAGTTTGGAAGAAATTGAAGTGCTGTTTCAAAACGTAGGCGAATCGCAAGAAAGTGAGGTAGAAATGGGAGATGTGGAGCATCTGATGCAGAAGTCATGA
- the LOC11441800 gene encoding probable polyol transporter 4 isoform X3 codes for MSGAIIFIQGDLKITEVQQEVLVGILSIISLLGSLAGGKTSDWIGRKWTIGLAALIFQTGGAIMTLAPSFKVLMIGRLIAGVGIGFGVMIAPVYIAEISPAIARGSLTSFPEIFINFGILLGYISNYAFSKLPAHLNWRIMLGVGLIPSVVIAVALFIIPESPRWLVVQNRIEEAKLVLSKISESEKDAEEKLQEIQKAAGSGNADKYETKAVWKEILYPSPPVRRMLITGCGIQCFQQITGIDTTVYYSPTIFKNAGITGNSELLAATVAVGFTKTVFILIAILLIDKLGRKPLLYVSTIGMTISLFSLSFALAFLSHAKIGIALAILAVCGNVASFSVGLGPICWVLSSEIFPLRLRAQASALGAVGSRVSSGAISMSFLSVTKAITVAGTFFVFGVISCSAVAFVHYCVPETKGKSLEEIEVLFQNVGESQESEVEMGDVEHLMQKS; via the coding sequence ATGAGTGGAGCAATTATATTCATTCAGGGGGATTTGAAGATAACAGAGGTTCAACAAGAAGTACTTGTTGGAATTTTGAGCATAATATCACTTTTGGGTAGTTTAGCTGGCGGAAAAACATCGGATTGGATCGGCAGAAAATGGACCATTGGTTTAGCAGCACTTATCTTCCAAACAGGTGGAGCTATTATGACTCTTGCTCCATCCTTTAAAGTATTGATGATAGGTAGACTCATAGCAGGTGTAGGTATAGGTTTCGGCGTCATGATTGCACCTGTTTATATTGCCGAAATTTCTCCTGCCATTGCTAGGGGATCTCTCACCTCATTCCCTGAGATCTTCATAAATTTTGGAATTCTTCTTGGCTACATATCAAACTATGCGTTTTCTAAGCTTCCAGCGCATTTAAATTGGAGAATAATGCTTGGTGTTGGACTTATTCCTTCGGTTGTTATTGCCGTCGCGCTTTTTATTATACCTGAATCTCCAAGATGGCTTGTCGTGCAGAATAGgattgaagaagctaaactagtGCTGTCAAAGATAAGCGAAAGTGAGAAAGATGCCGaagaaaaattgcaagaaattCAGAAAGCTGCCGGATCAGGAAATGCGGATAAGTACGAAACAAAAGCTGTCTGGAAAGAAATATTGTATCCTTCTCCTCCCGTTCGAAGAATGCTTATAACCGGTTGTGGAATTCAATGTTTCCAACAGATTACAGGCATAGATACAACAGTATATTATAGCCCGACGATTTTCAAGAACGCTGGAATCACAGGAAACTCTGAGCTTCTTGCAGCAACTGTTGCTGTTGGATTCACCAAAACAGTGTTCATCTTGATAGCTATACTTCTAATCGACAAATTGGGGAGAAAGCCTTTGCTTTACGTGAGCACAATTGGAATGACAATAAGTTTATTTAGCCTGAGCTTTGCTCTGGCTTTTCTGAGCCACGCAAAAATTGGGATCGCGTTGGCAATTCTTGCTGTTTGTGGAAATGTAGCTTCTTTTTCAGTAGGACTTGGTCCTATATGTTGGGTTCTGTCATCGGAGATATTTCCTTTGAGGCTTAGAGCGCAAGCATCGGCTCTTGGAGCAGTGGGAAGTAGGGTAAGCAGCGGCGCAATTTCCATGTCCTTTCTATCGGTCACCAAAGCGATAACAGTAGCCGgaactttctttgtttttggtgTTATTTCATGCAGCGCTGTTGCGTTTGTTCATTACTGTGTTCCTGAGACAAAAGGAAAGAGTTTGGAAGAAATTGAAGTGCTGTTTCAAAACGTAGGCGAATCGCAAGAAAGTGAGGTAGAAATGGGAGATGTGGAGCATCTGATGCAGAAGTCATGA